Below is a window of Neodiprion virginianus isolate iyNeoVirg1 chromosome 4, iyNeoVirg1.1, whole genome shotgun sequence DNA.
GAACGTTAAAAGTGGCTGCCGCATGCACTGCGCTAGCATTTGCTTTTGTGGTTATTGCATTTACCACGCCCTATTGGCTAGAGACGGATGGTAAATTACCGAACCCAAAGTTCATCAGACTCGGTAATTATTTAACAATGActatttgtatttatatttaaagataattttttacttttatttgcctaataaattttcatttatcaaaATGTATTAGCTGCGCGCATGCTTGTATTCCGGAGGATGCTATGCATACTTTTGCGCACAAATTTCAATCATCCACTAATACACTCGTTGCGTACCTTCAATATTGTAGAACTGCAAATCGTACACAAAAGTTGATAGTGTAGTTAGCAAGTTAGCATTGGGTGTCTGAATACTGTCTCACCAATAGGTAACCCTACAGAAATCAGCCAAAGGCATAACAATGTTtgtcaacattttcaaatacacaCAGTCAGGGTGTTTAGCTGTCGAAAATTTATGGATTTTGAAGGTTTTTCTGTGGTGTTATGATTATTTAATATTGTTACTTCGATATGATAtgatagaaatatttcatctgGTGTGCATTGCTTTATTTAGTGATCGCCAGATCCATTGCTCTTAATTGATTAGGATAAAGATTACCATGGCCTATTGATATCCTGTACTAACTCGGCTGATTGCTCTATTTTACATATTCCATTTATTTGAACAGTCATTTATGCAAAAACTTTATTACGACTTTGGAAATTTTGGGATTCTCAAAGAAGTTTTCATTTCTGTATCATAAAACACCCTGTTtatgaatgataaaaatgctttatttttaataaacattagacacgtgtatattttttgttccctGCATTAGTGGTCAATAACTTATTTTGATTGTCGTTACTTGTGatccttttcttatttttccttccCTCAACTCCTTTGATTAATTTGTGTTTCAGGACTATGGGAGGCGTGTTTCCATAATTTTGAAGATATAAGGCATCTGTACGACACGAGATTCAATAGCTGTTGGTGGATCTTTGAAGAAGAATACTACATAATCCAAGACTTTCTActaccagaatttttcgtcgcgactcaattttttttcacactatGTTTTACGTTACTCTTAGTAGGAGGCTTTTTAACATTGATCTGCACATTTGGATCTCGCCGTAACGACAAATACCAACTGATTTTATGGGCTACTGGAGGTACCCTGACACTGAGTGCTACATTTGGAATAATAGCTGTAATTATCTTTGGAGCTAGGGGCGATGGTCGTGACTGGATGCCTAACTGGGAGCATAACGACGTTGGTTGGTCATATGCCTTAGCAGTGGTTGGAACTGTCTTTCTCTACATAGGGGGTATCTTGTTCCTGATTGAAGGTAGAAGAACCAGGAAACGAGAGCAGAAATCTCTGATGGCGGACCAAAAAACTCACACCACCATCTAATTGTCAGAATAACTACTATTCAGCAATTCATTCCAAAAATTAACACAAATCATCCgttttatacctatattcgCTTACATATTAGAGTTATAAGTTTAACGAAACTGTTCACTACTCCCAGAGTGTgtttgtaattataattattatcacttCACAAGACACTGGCCTATTTAccaaaattttaaactttgcCTTAATTAAGTAGAAATTTCATAATGAAAACATGTTGCAGAGAATTGGCATTGTATTTATCGACCTGGTTGAAACTTATGTCATAGTTCGTGAATACAACACCCTTAATCACACAGAACGCATTCTTTTAGACTGTTCCAAATAATGGATGATGAGTGGACTGGCATACATAATTTCACGTTTTAGATGTATATTACAAAAGTCTCGACATTGAGAGCGGTCGTAAACAAGCTCttactttttaaatttgttttattataaaatatgttaGTAACATTCAATGAATTTGATTATACTATAGTATTAAGAAGACTCTTATGGCAGAGGGGTAGCTATTATTCTGAATATTTCTAGATCTGTTACAgatgaacatttttattctgtCGTCAAATGCACTAGGAATAATAACGTGATGAATTCGCTATTcaacaatatacatatatgtatgtattatgtaaTACAAAATCTCAATAGTATCGCATCAAATGTATATACGTAGAAAATGTACCATTGAATCTATTTTGTCCAAAAAATACCTGATTATATTCCGTCCATTAATGATAATGTTTTAATAACTATAATCTTTATACTAACCCGTTTTTTATACTATTATGCATAGACGTTTGGAACGCTGCCTGAAGCGAGTACGAAATTATGTaattggaaatttgaaaatgtacaattattttctaattcgtTTTGTATCTTTTATAGTATATTTATGAAGAGATcttattgtaataaaaatgttaactTATTAAACTCATTAATTGTCGTCAGTCATATTTACGTAACTACCAACTAGTCACTTGCGTTTTCCCATGGAATAAACAAGACAAAGAGTCAGTCAAGACTCAAGGCATTGACAAATGTGATCTCTGATCTTAGATCTACGTATTATGCACCTCGCTTGAGATGTCCTGTAACCAGCCATACACATCCACGTATGATGCATGCATGTATCAATTCCACATGGCGAAGTGAAATCAACATACCGTGTGATCAGCAGAAAATAAACCGATTTTTCGGATACAAAATATTCGTAGGCATTGTCTAAAACGTTTCGAAATAtgattgttttaaaaaatgaacattaGTTCAATCAGATAGAAAATCTGTCGATTTTGCGTGGGATCTTTAtctaaataattattatgcaCCTCATCATTTACCCATATCGTCGTCGAGagttaatcaattttttcaaatgttatcAATGCCAATTCggtttttttattgttatttttgtgcAGTTTTTAGTAAATTGCATTACTCGAACTAGACAAAATCCAAGAAGCGcatcaaaattgaatgtaCAGTTTGTGAATTCTGTTCATAAGTTGCACTCAATGTCAACGAAACCCAACAATCGGATAACAATAGAAACGGATTGAGAATTTCAATACGATCTATTCCGATTTCTTTATCCAAACGGATGTTTcgtattctttgaaaaaaattaattcgtatAGAAAGAATTGAATCGGATTGATAATTGCCATCCCTTAttctaaataaataattgaaacgaagAAGCTATTAGAGGTGGCATTGTCGCGAATGTGACGGGATAGGAAAGAACAGATAAAATCTAATAGAAACGAATAAACAGATTAAAACGAACAGTGTCTCATTGG
It encodes the following:
- the LOC124301761 gene encoding uncharacterized protein LOC124301761; the encoded protein is MEKSRTLKVAAACTALAFAFVVIAFTTPYWLETDGKLPNPKFIRLGLWEACFHNFEDIRHLYDTRFNSCWWIFEEEYYIIQDFLLPEFFVATQFFFTLCFTLLLVGGFLTLICTFGSRRNDKYQLILWATGGTLTLSATFGIIAVIIFGARGDGRDWMPNWEHNDVGWSYALAVVGTVFLYIGGILFLIEGRRTRKREQKSLMADQKTHTTI